In Falco naumanni isolate bFalNau1 chromosome 5, bFalNau1.pat, whole genome shotgun sequence, the following are encoded in one genomic region:
- the GPR15 gene encoding G-protein coupled receptor 15, which yields MMTAWPEMELAQLSPVTSVTFSYDYYYDDNCQYQHLEHMSTFLPILYTTVFLVGIVGNSILILALVFKQRIQRLIDVFIINLAASDFIFLITLPFWVDKEASDGNWRVGSFLCKASSYVISVNMYCSILLLTCMSADRYLAIMHPSIARRVRTRSYSSGLCICVWLLSCCLGMPTLLSRELKKHHGKTYCTDKAITEAKQIMSLMLLILAFFFPLLSILTFYCSITKRLCVHYQRAGKHDKKLRKSIKIVFIVVAAFVISWVPFNLFKLMAILLGLLKQPDCFLDMVAQLGMKVSSPFAFANSCANPFIYYCFDNYIRRAMLRCLCPRVKISSSSNNSDTLDTRLSHSLSNFGVGEYASRKRKRSVSL from the coding sequence ATGATGACAGCTTGGCCAGAAATGGAACTCGCCCAGCTTTCGCCTGTGACTTCAGTCACTTTCAGCTATGACTACTACTACGATGACAACTGCCAGTATCAGCACCTGGAACATATGTCTACTTTCCTCCCTATCCTGTACACTACTGTGTTCCTGGTGGGCATTGTTGGCAACTCCATCCTGATACTAGCCTTGGTCTTCAAGCAACGGATCCAGAGGCTGATCGACGTCTTTATCATCAACCTCGCTGCATCTGACTTCATCTTCCTCATCACGCTGCCATTCTGGGTGGACAAGGAGGCATCGGACGGGAACTGGAGGGTAGGATCTTTCCTGTGTAAAGCTAGTTCCTATGTCATCTCAGTCAACATGTACTGCAGCATCCTTCTCCTCACTTGTATGAGCGCTGACCGATACCTTGCTATCATGCATCCCTCTATTGCTAGACGGGTCAGAACAAGATCTTATTCCAGTGGACTCTGCATCTGTGTCTGGTTATTATCCTGCTGCTTAGGGATGCCAACCCTTTTGTCCAGAGAACTGAAGAAGCACCATGGAAAGACTTACTGCACAGACAAAGCCATAACAGAAGCCAAACAAATCATGTCACTGATGCTTTTAATCCTGGCCTTCTTCTTTCCACTGTTGAGTATCTTAACCTTTTACTGCTCCATCACCAAGAGACTCTGTGTGCATTATCAGAGAGCTGGGAAACATGataagaaactgagaaaatcCATCAAGATAGTCTTCATTGTAGTGGCAGCTTTTGTTATATCCTGGGTTCCCTTCAATCTTTTCAAGCTCATGGCCATCCTTTTGGGACTCCTGAAGCAGCCTGACTGTTTTCTTGACATGGTTGCCCAGCTGGGCATGAAGGTGAGCAGCCCTTTCGCTTTTGCCAATAGCTGTGCCAACCCTTTCATTTACTATTGCTTTGACAACTACATCCGCAGAGCCATGCTCCGGTGCCTGTGCCCCCGGGTGAAAATCAGCAGTAGCAGCAACAACTCTGATACTCTGGACACTCGTCTGAGCCACTCCTTATCCAATTTTGGTGTGGGGGAGTATGCCAGCAGGAAGAGGAAGCGCTCTGTGTCCCTCTAA
- the LOC121089274 gene encoding apovitellenin-1 has protein sequence MLQSRALVIVLILLLSTTLPEVHSKSIFEKDRRDWLVIPDAIAAYIYETVNKMSPKVGQFLADAAQTPVVVVTRNFLIRETTKLSILAEQLMEKIKNLWYTKVLGY, from the exons ATGCTGCAATCCAGGGCATTGGTGATAGTTCTGATTCTGCTACTTAGCACCACTCTCCCTG AAGTGCACTCAAAGTCCATCTTTGAGAAAGATCGTCGTGACTGGTTGGTCATCCCCGATGCAATTGCAGCTTACATCTATGAAACTGTGAACAAGATGTCCCCTAAAGTCGGTCAGTTCTTGGCGGATGCTGCCCAGACTCCAGTAGTTGTTGTGACCAG GAACTTCCTCATCAGAGAAACAACTAAACTCAGTATACTGGCTGAACagctgatggaaaaaataaagaacctGTGGTACACAAAAGTCCTAGGCTACTAG